In Streptomyces sannanensis, the DNA window GAGCGCACCGACCGCGTCGGTGAAGTCATGGGCGCCGAGGGGCCGTACGTCCAGTTGCGCCCGTTGCGCGGCGGCCGGGAATGGGACGCGGATTCGGCCCGCGTGAGGATCGCGACCCCCGCCGAGCGGCTGAGCATGGCACTGGCCGAGGCCAACGCCGCCAGCTCGGCCGCCTACGACTTGTCGCGCTGGAAGGCGTACCTGAGGTGACCCCGGGGAGCGGACACGGGGGCGTTCGTGGTCCAGCGATGACGACCGAGACGCTGAGAGGACGGCTGCCGCGGGCCGCCGCGGTCCGGTTCGGAAGTGGCCGCATACGACCCGGTCACGCCGTTCCGGTCGAGGCGAGGACCGGTGGCCCCGCCGACCGTGGCTCAGCGCTGCGGCCTTGGGCGCCAGGAAGCGCCGTGCGTCAGGCCGCGTCCACCTGGATGCCGTTGCGTCGGAGCAATGCCGCTGCCACGCCGTCCCCCGGACGCAGGCTGCCGGTGAACGTGCCGTCGTAGATCTGTCCGCGGCCGCACGACGGACTGCGGGCCATCAGAAGCGCGCTGCGGGCTCCAGCAGCCTGAGCGGCGGCCAGCGCCTGGCCGGCGCCGTCCACGAACTGCGCTGTGCAGTCCGTGCCCGTTGAGTCGAGCACCCTGGCGCGGCCCTGCAGGACGTCTTCCCCGTCTCCGCCAACGATCTCGGCCGCTTCACGCGGCGTGGGCAATCCGCCTGCCACCTCGGGACAGAACGCGACCGCACGTCCCTCGGCAACCAATGCCCGCGCCTGCTCGGATTCCACGGAGCGTCCGTTGTACCGACACGGCACGCCTGTCAGACACGCACTGACCAACACCGCTTCCATGAGGCCAGCCTATCGAGGGCGTTGGCGCGTCCGTCCCGTGCCCTCAGGTGGTGCTCAGCGAAGTGGGAACCGGCGGGCCGCGTTCGGTCCTGGTGCGGCAGGATGTGTTCCGGTGGTTCGGAGATCGGGGGCGGGCATGCTGGACGGGCTGAGCGAGTACTGCGCCGAGGCGCTGGCGGAGCACGGGTGCCCGTCGGTGTCCATGGCCGTGGCCGAGCGGGGTGAGGTGGTCTGCGCCCAGGCGTACGGGATGGCGGACACCGCCGCCGGGATTCCCGCCACGCCCGGCACCGCCTACGGGCTGGCCTCCGTCACCAAGCCGATCACCGCCACCGCCGTCTGCGTCGCCGCCGACGAAGGGTTGCTGGACCTGGACGCGCCCGTGCCGGGCGAGTACCGGTGGGTCGCGCCGACCGTGCGTCAGCTGTTGCGGCACCGGGGCGGTTTCGGGGCGCACTACGACTTCCACTACGGCGGCGGCGAGCGCCCGATCGATGCCGGCCGCTACAGCGTGCTCTACCGGGAGCCCGGCTCCGGCTTCGAGTACGCGAACCTCGGGTACCGGATCATCGGCCAGGTGCTGGAGGAGGCCACCGGGCAGCCGCTGGAGAAGTTCGTTCGCGAGCGGGTGTTCGAGCCGCTCGGGCTCACCGGCTGCCACATCGGGCCGGAGTACCCGGGGGCGGCACCCTCCGCGGTGCGGTACACCGTCGACGGCCGCGCGTACCCGGCCCGTTGCGACACCAGCCACCCCGGGGCCACCCTCGGCTGGGCCACCGCCCCCGAGCTGACGCTCTTCGCGCAGTCGTACGAACGGCTGCTGAAGCCGGAGACGGCCGCGGCGGTGCGGGACGGGCTGCCCTTCAACGCCCACCTCGGGTACGGGCTCGGCTGGTGCGTGTCGCGGGGCGGCGACGGGCCACTCGTCCAGAGCCACGGCGGTGGCATGGGCGGCGTCGCGGCGATGACGGTCGCCGTACCCGAGCAGCACCTCTCGGTCGCCGTACTGACCAACTCCACCAGCAAGGCGGCCCGCGACGCGATCGTCCAGTACGTACTGGGGGAGCTGGTCCCGAGGCACACGTCCGAACGGATCGACCCGGTGATCCGTGACGCCGCTCGCCCGCTGGACCTTCCGGTGGGCGCCTGGGCGGGCCCGATCGGCACGCCCGAGGGGGAAGTGCCCATCGTGCTCCGGCTGTCGGCGGACGGCCGGGTCGAGCTCCGGCTGAACGGCGAGAGCGCCATCGCCCCTGCACTCGCCTCCGAGGCCTGGGATCTCAAGGCCGACTTCCCTCTGCAACTTCCCACCGCCGACGCGCGCA includes these proteins:
- a CDS encoding DUF523 domain-containing protein encodes the protein MEAVLVSACLTGVPCRYNGRSVESEQARALVAEGRAVAFCPEVAGGLPTPREAAEIVGGDGEDVLQGRARVLDSTGTDCTAQFVDGAGQALAAAQAAGARSALLMARSPSCGRGQIYDGTFTGSLRPGDGVAAALLRRNGIQVDAA
- a CDS encoding serine hydrolase domain-containing protein; this encodes MLDGLSEYCAEALAEHGCPSVSMAVAERGEVVCAQAYGMADTAAGIPATPGTAYGLASVTKPITATAVCVAADEGLLDLDAPVPGEYRWVAPTVRQLLRHRGGFGAHYDFHYGGGERPIDAGRYSVLYREPGSGFEYANLGYRIIGQVLEEATGQPLEKFVRERVFEPLGLTGCHIGPEYPGAAPSAVRYTVDGRAYPARCDTSHPGATLGWATAPELTLFAQSYERLLKPETAAAVRDGLPFNAHLGYGLGWCVSRGGDGPLVQSHGGGMGGVAAMTVAVPEQHLSVAVLTNSTSKAARDAIVQYVLGELVPRHTSERIDPVIRDAARPLDLPVGAWAGPIGTPEGEVPIVLRLSADGRVELRLNGESAIAPALASEAWDLKADFPLQLPTADARINSPRLGLALRLVDGRLTGVAHAYKNGDGEGLLGNFLTHPCELRPR